One part of the Dasypus novemcinctus isolate mDasNov1 chromosome 29, mDasNov1.1.hap2, whole genome shotgun sequence genome encodes these proteins:
- the PURG gene encoding purine-rich element-binding protein gamma isoform X1, translating into MERARRRGGGGGRGRGGKTVGGSGLSKSRLYPQAPHSHYPHYAASAAPGQAGGAAEIQELASKRVDIQKKRFYLDVKQSSRGRFLKIAEVWIGRGRQDNIRKSKLTLSLSVAAELKDCLGDFIEHYAHLGLKGHRQEHGHSQEQSSRRRRKPPAPSPPASVGSEEHPHSVLKTDYIERDNRKYYLDLKENQRGRFLRIRQTVMRGTGMIGYFGHSLGQEQTIVLPAQGMIEFRDALVQLIEDYGEGDIEEGRGGDDDPLELPEGTSFRVDNKRFYFDVGSNKYGIFLKVSEVRPPYRNTITVPFKAWTRFGENFIKYEEEMRKICNSHKEKRMDGRRASGEEQECLD; encoded by the coding sequence ATGGAAAGAGCCAGGCGaaggggaggcggcggcggccgcgggcGCGGAGGCAAGACCGTGGGGGGCTCCGGCCTAAGCAAGAGTAGACTCTATCCCCAGGCCCCGCACTCCCACTACCCGCACTACGCGGCCTCGGCCGCCCCGGGCCAGGCCGGAGGCGCGGCCGAAATCCAGGAGCTGGCCTCCAAGCGAGTGGACATCCAGAAAAAGAGGTTCTACCTGGACGTGAAGCAGAGCTCCCGGGGCCGGTTTCTCAAGATCGCCGAAGTCTGGATAGGCAGAGGCCGGCAGGACAACATCCGGAAGAGTAAACTGACCCTGTCGCTGTCGGTGGCCGCGGAGCTGAAGGACTGTCTGGGGGACTTCATCGAGCACTACGCCCACCTGGGCCTGAAGGGCCACCGGCAGGAGCACGGCCACAGCCAGGAGCAGAGCTCCCGGAGGAGGCGGAagcccccggccccctccccgccgGCCTCTGTGGGGTCCGAGGAGCACCCTCACAGTGTCCTCAAAACGGACTACATAGAGAGGGACAACAGGAAGTATTATCTGGACCTAAAGGAAAACCAGCGAGGTCGCTTCCTAAGGATTAGACAAACCGTGATGCGGGGGACTGGCATGATAGGTTATTTTGGCCACAGTTTGGGCCAGGAGCAGACTATTGTCCTCCCAGCTCAAGGAATGATTGAGTTTCGGGATGCCTTGGTTCAGCTCATCGAAGACTATGGCGAAGGGGACATAGAAGAAGGAAGAGGTGGAGACGATGACCCGCTTGAACTCCCAGAGGGGACTTCTTTCAGAGTGGACAATAAAAGGTTCTACTTTGATGTGGGCTCTAATAAATATGGCATTTTCCTGAAGGTAAGTGAGGTGAGGCCACCTTACCGTAATACTATTACTGTTCCGTTCAAAGCATGGACAAGGTTTGGGGAAAATTTTATCAAGTATGAAGAAGAGATGAGGAAAATTTGCAACAGccataaagaaaagagaatggatggCAGAAGGGCCAGTGGTGAAGAACAAGAATGCCTCGACTAG
- the PURG gene encoding purine-rich element-binding protein gamma isoform X2, producing MERARRRGGGGGRGRGGKTVGGSGLSKSRLYPQAPHSHYPHYAASAAPGQAGGAAEIQELASKRVDIQKKRFYLDVKQSSRGRFLKIAEVWIGRGRQDNIRKSKLTLSLSVAAELKDCLGDFIEHYAHLGLKGHRQEHGHSQEQSSRRRRKPPAPSPPASVGSEEHPHSVLKTDYIERDNRKYYLDLKENQRGRFLRIRQTVMRGTGMIGYFGHSLGQEQTIVLPAQGMIEFRDALVQLIEDYGEGDIEEGRGGDDDPLELPEGTSFRVDNKRFYFDVGSNKYGIFLKLTNYP from the coding sequence ATGGAAAGAGCCAGGCGaaggggaggcggcggcggccgcgggcGCGGAGGCAAGACCGTGGGGGGCTCCGGCCTAAGCAAGAGTAGACTCTATCCCCAGGCCCCGCACTCCCACTACCCGCACTACGCGGCCTCGGCCGCCCCGGGCCAGGCCGGAGGCGCGGCCGAAATCCAGGAGCTGGCCTCCAAGCGAGTGGACATCCAGAAAAAGAGGTTCTACCTGGACGTGAAGCAGAGCTCCCGGGGCCGGTTTCTCAAGATCGCCGAAGTCTGGATAGGCAGAGGCCGGCAGGACAACATCCGGAAGAGTAAACTGACCCTGTCGCTGTCGGTGGCCGCGGAGCTGAAGGACTGTCTGGGGGACTTCATCGAGCACTACGCCCACCTGGGCCTGAAGGGCCACCGGCAGGAGCACGGCCACAGCCAGGAGCAGAGCTCCCGGAGGAGGCGGAagcccccggccccctccccgccgGCCTCTGTGGGGTCCGAGGAGCACCCTCACAGTGTCCTCAAAACGGACTACATAGAGAGGGACAACAGGAAGTATTATCTGGACCTAAAGGAAAACCAGCGAGGTCGCTTCCTAAGGATTAGACAAACCGTGATGCGGGGGACTGGCATGATAGGTTATTTTGGCCACAGTTTGGGCCAGGAGCAGACTATTGTCCTCCCAGCTCAAGGAATGATTGAGTTTCGGGATGCCTTGGTTCAGCTCATCGAAGACTATGGCGAAGGGGACATAGAAGAAGGAAGAGGTGGAGACGATGACCCGCTTGAACTCCCAGAGGGGACTTCTTTCAGAGTGGACAATAAAAGGTTCTACTTTGATGTGGGCTCTAATAAATATGGCATTTTCCTGAAG